The genomic interval TTGCTGTTCCCGGACCTTCAGCCGGAGCCCGCACCGGATCCGGAGCCTGGGGTGGAGTTGGTCGATTTCGATCTTGAGAAGGAAGAAGAGATCCAGGCGGACTGGACTGACGGCGGAGTCGAGGCGGGGGGTGATGAAGGACTGGAAGGCATCGCTGGTCACCGTGATCCTCAGAAACAACGGCGACAACCCATCCTTGGTGTCACAGGCGGAGTTCCACTTCAGTTCAGTCACCGAGGTGGGGTGTCCCTACGGGGCGGGGGGCACCGAGGTGAAGGCCCGGTACGACGTCAAAGTTCCACTAGAAGCTCGAGCACCTTTCAAGCAGGTCCGCCAGATGAAGTACGGCCTGCCGCCCCACGAGCAGGAGCGCGTGGCCTTTACTGTCGGACCGAAATCGGTCTTCGATGGCCAACTGCCCCGGGCCTACACCTTCGCGATCACTCTTCACCTCGACGATAAAACTCGCGTCAAGGTCCCGGAGATGACGTACATGGACCCCTCCAGCATCAAAAGTGTGCTCTGGTCTGCAGAACGAGCGGTCGAGGACGGCGAAAGGTTCGGCTTCACCACCGTGTCCTGTATCAAGGAACAGGAACGCAAGGCGCGGAAAATCATCAAACAGGCCAAAAATGTCTCCCCCGAACTGCAGCGCTACAGCGCGGAGCTCACCAGGCTCGCCGGGCTTGCCTCGAAAACCACCTGACGCCTCGCTCACCATGGCACGACCGCGGACCTACCTGACGCGGCACCTGGCCGCCACTTCTGCGCAGCTGTTGACCAAGCCGTAGGGGGCGGCGTGGGCGTGAGGAATAGGGCGTAGCTGCGGTCGGCGCCTACCAGAGGGCCGGGGAAGGCGGGTGGCAAGGACGGTGCCCCCGGCAAGGTCATGTCAGTGGCGCGCCCTACGGTGCGTGCCCATGACACGCCGCACCCGTTTCCTGGTCAACGAGCACCCGGTCATCGCCGCGCAATGGCATCCGGAACTGAACACCGAACTGAACTTGACCCTGATCGGTCCTGGCTCCCACAAGTCGGCGTTCTGGCAGTGCGACGAGGGGCACGTGTGGCAGGCCCAGATCCATTCCCTCGTCGCTGGAACCGGCTGCCCCCAGTGCGCGGGGTACGTGCCGCGCGGCCGGGCCATGCGGTCCCAGCAGCCGTCTATGCGGGATGGTTGCCGGTAGCGCCTGAGGTGGTGTTTCAGCGCGGTTGTGCTGTGGCGTCCTCAAGGGGCCTCGGACGGGGAGCGGGCTCTCTTCAGCTCCCCAGCTGCCAATTGACTTCTTCGTCCTGCTGCGGCCTCAAACGCACCTGACGTTGGCGTACTGGGAAATCCGCACCAGCAGGCCTGTGAGGAAAACAGCACGCCAGAGCCGTGAGCACGGGGCGGGCGGCCGGCATGGCCCCGGTACCGAACGACCGTGCAGTTCAGTGCGTCCCGAGCGCAGTCTCCGTTGCCGCCGTCACGGCCGCTACGCGCCCACGGGCAGCACTAGTGAAAGCGCATGACGCCCACAGTGCACAACAGACGACGCCCATCACCCTGGACTCACCGGCCCGACGCTGGGAAGAGGCGGGCGGGTCGGTCGCGGCCGGAAGCCGGCGGAGTGCGGAGCGGGCACGCATGCGCCGTGGATGGTGGACCCGGCCACACCACAAGCAGGGTGGGCCGGGCGGCGTCCAGAGCGCTGGCCGCCGCCCGGCCCACAACCTTTCTCGGGGCCGGCGACCACCGGACGATAGCCCCCGCCCCACAATTGGGAGTGAGCAGAACAGGGGCAGCCGGGACTGGTGAGTCCCCGGTTGTTCACACTCGGCCGTTGGGGAGTACAGAATCGTTCCCTTGCGTGTCTCGGCTCGCGTCGTGTGCTGAGAAAGCTTGTTGCGATGGGTGAACGCGGTAGCGATGGACCATGACAGATCCTTTCGCACTGTGTCCCCTTCCGGTGCCTTGCGAATCGCCGTTGGTTTCGCTTACTCCGGCCGCTCCCCCTCCCGGCGAGGCGTGGGAAACAGCCGCCGATGATGCGCAGCTCTGCCAGGAGCCGGCACAGGAGGGACTGGTGACAGGCTCAAACTGATTTTGCAGCTGTTCCGGCTGGCCGGTTCCTTCAAGGGTGAGGTGTCGGTTACGGCCGATCGAAGAGGCTGCGCGTCTCTTGATCGGCCGTTGCGGCCGTGCCCCCGCCCCTGCTTCGTATGGCCACGCAGTCGAAAAACGGGCTGTCTCGCTTCGGAAGTGCTCATTCCTATTACCTCCCGATCACACGCTGCCAGCGACTTTCAGGCGCCACTCCAAGGCCCGCCAGAGGTATTGCGGCCCACTTGGAGAAGAACCCGTCGGGTGCCCGAGCGCGCTGAATTCGGAGACGGCCGGAAGATGGCCTAAAAGGTCCCGCTTGAACTGCGCAGATGTCCGGAACTTACGGGGACGTGGATCCACGGCGGTCTTAAAGTGGATGTTCCCAGCATCGTGGCGACTGTTCTCTTAAATCTGCCAGGACCGTGCTGGGGCCGGGGAGCGGGGGAAGGTGTGCCTAAAGGGACGCGAAATACTCGCTTGGCTGCTCTTCAGCAGGAGGCAGGGTGGACCAACGGGGATTTGGCCCGGGAAGTCAACCGGCTCGGTACTCTTCACGGCCTGCGCCTGACCTACGACCGGACAGCGGTCGCGCACTGGCTGTCCGGGTCCCGCCCGCGCCCTCCCGTGCCCGCCCTGGTGGCCGAGGTCCTCAGCCGCCGCCTGGGCCGACTGGTGACCCCCGAATGGACGGGGCTGGCATCCCCGCAACAGGCGGCATCTTCCTCCACCGCGCACCCGATCCTCGCACTCGCCGAATTCGCCGTCACCGACGCCGACTCCGACCGACGAGGCCGGCCTGCGCGCCTCTTCTCCGTCCAGGAGATCGAAGCCGAACTCAGCGGAGCAGCAATCCGGCTGCAAAATTCTGACAGCCGCCGCTCATCCACCGCACAGCGCCTCGAACACCTCAGCAGTTTTTTCTTCGAACACGTCCAGCGCTACGGGGGGCTGACGCTCGGCAGCACCTTGTCACGCTACATAGCCGATGAGACACCGCGCCTCCTGGTCATGCGCAGCGCCGAGACCGACCGGCCGGAAGTCCTTACCGCCCTTGCCCGGCTCAGCTACGTCCAAGCCGCTATAGCGGCCGACAGCGGCCGTCCAGGGCTTGCCCAGGGCTACTACCAGCACGCGCTGAGACTCGCCCGGCGGGCCGGCGCCCGACCCGACTACGCCATCACGCTGCGCGCCCTGGCCACCTTGGCGGACAGCCTTGGCGAGAAAGCGCTCAGTGGGAAACTCACGGGCCACGCCATCGAGATCGCAGGCCCGAACGCGGCACCTGCGCTCCGGAGCTTCCTCTACTCCGGTCATGCCCTCACTCTGGCCCGGACCGGCGACCGCCCCGCTGCGCTCCGTGCCCTCGCAACCGCCTTGCGGATACACCAGGAGGACCTCCAAGCAACAAGTCCCTTCGAGACCTACACGGAAGCGTCGCTCCAGTACCAGCGCGCTCTCGTACTCAAGGCTTTGGGAGCAGGTCCTGACCACCTCCAGGCCCTCCTGGACTCCCTGAGGACAAGACCCGTCGACCACCACAAGGCCCTGGCCATCACCCACAGCCAGATCGCGCTCGCCCTTCTTCACACAGGGCAGTGGGACCAGGCGCTCCCGCACGCCCAGAAGGCATTCGCCAGCGCCCGGACAGTCTCCTCCATGCCCGCCCGCACGAACGTGGCAGAACTACGCCAGTCCATGGCAGCCTTCCGCCGCCGCATATAGACCTGCCGCCGCCGCATATAGACCTGCCCTCCAGGCCGACCGTGCCGAGCCCCTTCGGGGGACGGTAGCCGACGCCCGAGAGTGGTCCGTGCCTCGCCCCGTAGCAGAGTCTGCTCATGTGCGGAGGCAGGGAACATCTGAGGCGGCAGAGTGCGGGGTGTTGAGGCCCACACACCTCAGGACCAGGTGACGGGCAGTTCCGTCGGCCGGGTGAAGAGGTAGGTGTCCGGTTCCCAGGCGATGTCCTCGTGCTTGGCCGCCAGGGCCAGGTCCGGCAGTTGTGTGAAGAGGGTCGAGAGCGCGGTCTGCAGGTAAAGGCGGGCGATGTTGACGCCGAGGCAGAAGTGGGGGCCGGTGCCGAAGGTGATGGTCGGGTCCTCCCGTGTGCTGCGGTCGAGGCGGAATCGCTCCGGTTGTTTGTAGTGCTCGGGGTCCCAGGTCGCGGCGACCCAGGGGGTGACGACGGCGTCGCCGGCCCGGATGCGGACTCCGTGCAGTTCTGTGTCGGCCAGGGCGAGGCGGGGCATCGAGGTCATGCCGTTGTGGTGCAGGCGCAGGAGCTCGGCCACCGCTGTGGGCCACAGACCGGGGTCACGCAGGATGCGGGCGAGCTGATCGCCGTGCCGCAGCAGAGTGTAGACACCGGTCGTGACCGGCCCGGTGACCGGTTCGGCAGAGGTGACGAACAGATACATCACCGTGGCGTGCAGATGCTCCGCGGTGATGGCCCCGTGCTGGTGAGCGCGGATCAGCGCCTCGACCGGGTCACGCGGCTCGCATCCGTCGTCGTAGTCGGCCCTCTTGGCGTCGATCACTTCGGTCGCGAAGTCGAGCATCCACCGGGTGGAGGTGTCGATCTTGGCGGCCGGTGTCGTGTAGTCGACCTGCGAGCGCAGCCGGGGCACGATCTTGCGGCGCTGACGTGGGGCCACCCGCATGAGGTCACAGGCCAGGGTCGCCGCGAGCGGATGTGCGTAAGCGCGGTGCAGGTCCGCGGGGTTGGGGCCCTCGCGCAGGGCTATCGCGAGGTCGGAGGCGGCCAGAGCGATGGCGGGCTGGATTGCCGCCGCGGCGGCCGGGTTGAAGAACGGCTGGACCACGCGTCGTACGGTGGTGTGCTCGGGCGGGTCGAGGTTGAAGATGCCGCCGGGCACGCTGTTGAAGTCGTCTCCGGCGATGCGCTGCCCGCCGGGGCAGGTGAGGTTGCGGGAGAAGTTGCGGCTGGATCCGATCGCGGTGATGTCGGTGCGGCGGGTGACCAGCCAGGCGCGGTGGCCGGAGGGGAAAGTCACCGGCGCTATCGGCCGTTCGCGTCGCAGGATGTCGAACATCTCGGGCGGTAGGCCGTGGCCGCGGGTGGGGAAGGAGTCGGGCCAGGTCAGTTCATCGGGGATCGTTGTTGCCACGGTCGTTCCTTTCATCGGTGAGAACGGACAGGGTGTGGCCCGTTCCTACGGTGAGGCCGGGGACCTGGCCGGCGGCCACCACGTCGTAGAGGGGCACCCTGCGGTGGTAGACGAACAGGGCGCTGGGGCGTGCGAGCATGCCGGCGGCGTCCAGCAGGAGTGGGGCCTCGGCGAAGATGTAGCGGGTGTTGCTCTCGATCTGTGCCGGTGTGGGCTCGGAGTCGAGGGAGGTGGCCAGGGCGGTCCGGGTCATCGCGTGCACCGCTTCCCGCATCGGCCGTTGCGTGCGGTAGGCGCTCTCGATGCGGTCCCGGCTCTTCTGGTAGCGCGGGTGGGAGGCGAAGCGGGTCATCACATGCACCCGGGAGTCCGTGTCGGGCATCCCGCAGTCGGCCAGGGTGCGGCGTGCGACGTTGCGCATGTTGTGGATGACGCGCTTGGAGCGCTGAACCGCGTGCCGCGGCGCCTTGCCCGCGGAAATGTAGCGCAGCGCCGATTCAGGGGCCCCCGGCAGGACCACGTGCACGTCGGAGAACGACCTGGCCGCGCTCTGGCACAGGTCCGCTACGGTCTGCGTGGAGTAGAAGGAATTGAACGGCGACAGCCCCAGCACCAGGGTGCCGTACCGCTCGCCCAGGCGCGGGTTGTGCAGGTCCAACCCCTCTACCCGGAACCCGCTGGGGCTCGGGGCGTCTTGTGCCGCGCTTTCCGGGGGTGCGTCGGTACCGGTGAGGGGCGGTGAAGCTGTACTGATTCGGCTCATGGCAGTGGCCCTATTCCTCGGGTCGGTTGGGGTGGGTCGGTTGGGAGAGCTGTGGGGGACAGCTCACTGGTGCGGTGCCGCTGAGGTGTCTTCGGCCGTGCTGGCAGGGCTGTCGGGCACAGCCTCAGGGCTGGCGTGGGCGTCGATGATCAGGGCGTGAGGGCAGTCGAGGTAGTTCGCCCAGAACGCATCCCCATACCTCGCGCGTCCCTCGTCGGAGACGGTCGGGCGAATCCACGAGACGCCGTCGAACCCGGCCGCCTCGAGAGCTTGCTCGTGTGCTGCCGTGGACCAGCGGAAGAAGTCCAGGTCCAGCACCTCCGGCCCGACCCAGGCCCGCAGGTGCCCCGGCGTGCCCTCCTCCGGGGACTCCTGCGAACTCAGGAGCATGCCGTAACCCCGGTACCACTGCGGATCCGTGGAGAACTCCGGGTTGAGGACCGCAGCCACGAACCGCCCGCCCGTCGCGCGCAGCGCCCGCCGCGCCGTCGCACAGAACCCCTGCAGCGCGTCCTGGCTGGGGGCGTAAGGCAGCACGTACACGGCCGTGACCACGTCGAACGAGCCGGCGATGTCCGGCAGTTCTCCCGCGGTTGGGTCGGCGGCGTTCGCTGCCAGGTACTCCACGCCCAGCCCCTCGCGCTCCTCGCGCCGACGGGCGTGCTCCACCATCGCGGCCGACTCGTCCATCCCCACCGCACGCGCCGCCCCGGCACGGCGCAACCGACGGGCATACAACCCGCTGCCACACCCGAGGTCGAGCACATTCCGCCCAGCGACCTCACCGACCGCGTTCAGGAAGCTGTACGCCTCGACATGCTCCCGGAACGGCATCTCCTCCATGCTGCTTTCGTACGCCGCCACCGCTGTGTCGAACTGGGAATCCACCATCGTCTCCTCGCGCTCAAGCGTCGACGTGCACGGCCCGTCCCGAAGGACTCCCGGCAGTGCACGGGTTCGTTGTTCTTCATGTGCTGCTCCTTCGTATCGCCGCGATGCGGCGCGGTACGAGCCCGCGGGCTGCCAGAAGCGTGAACGCGTTGAACCCTGCTGTGATGGTGAGGAACCGCCAGTCCCGAAACCGAATCGGCCAGACCCAGACACATAGACCCGCCGCACGCGTCCCCGGCTGGCGGCCTGCAGCACTCTCCCGGCGCGCCCGGGGCGGCCCGCCGCGAAACCGGCCCGACCCGTCCATTGGGTTCTGTCCGGCGGATCATGTGATCGCCTCGCGTGGGCCATCGTGGTGGTCGTGGGGCGGGGCGATCTTACGAACGACGAGTGGGTGCAACTTGCCCCACATCTGCCGAAGACCGGGCGCCGGGGTGGACGTTGGATTGATCACCGGACGGTGATCAACGGGGTCCTGTTCCGCGTCCGCACAGGTGTCCCGTGGCGGAATCTGCCGGAGCGGTTCGGGAGCTGGAAAACCGTGTACGAGCGCCACCGCCGGTGGTCGGCGGACGGCACCTGGGAAAGGATCCTCCAGGCCGTCCAGGCCGAGGCCGACTCTCAGGGGTGCATCGACTGGAGCATGGTGAGCGTGGACTCCACCTCGTGCCGGGCCCACCAGCACGCTGCCGGTGCACCACGCAGAACACCCCGTATACCGAAACGGAGATCAACGCCCCGGCAGCACCGTCCCGACGAAGAACTCGGCCGGTCCCGGGGCGGTCTGACCTCCAAGATCCACCTGGCCGGGGAGGGCGGCCGCCGTCCACTGGCCTTCCTGATCACGCCGGGTCAGTGGGGCGACAGCCCGCAGCTGGTACCCGTCCTCGAACGGATCCGGATCAAGCGCCCCGGCGGTGGTCATCCGCGCACCCGCCCTGACCATGTGGGCGGCGATAAGGCGTACAGCTCTCGCCGCAATCGCCGCTACCTGCGCAGACGGCAGATCAAACACACCATCCCGGAACCGAAGGACCAGCGGGCCAACCGTCGGCGACGCGGCAGCCGAGGAGGCCGACCCGCTGGCTTCGATGAAGAGATGTACAAGCGCAGGAACGAGGTCGAGCGCACGATCAACCGACTCAAGCACTTCCGGGCTGTGGCAACGCGGTACGACAAGCGCGCCTACGTCTTCCCTGGCACCGTCACGATTGCGTCGATCCGCCTTTGGCTCAGGCCGTGATCAGTCGGCTTCCAGAGCGCCGGCCCGCTTCTTGAGGTCCTCTGCAATGTGGTCCCAGTCCGGGCCGTGCATCCACAGATTCCCGGCAGCCTCCCGCAGCAGTGCCGGTTCGTCCGGCCGCTGCAAGAGCACCAGCCGATAGGCCAGATTTCGGATCCAAACAGGCAAGCAGCCGTCCACCACGTGCGGACAGAGTTCACGAAGCATGGCAAGGATCGAATCCGCGTCGGCGAACGTCAGCTCCTCGACGAAATGGTGCTCCCCGTGTTCGAGCCCGCACTCCGACGTGGGTCGGTACTCGTCTCCGTAGAGACATCTGGCGTGCTCCGTCAGGGTGCTGTGCATGGCCTGAAGCCTATGCCGCCATGATCCGCCGGACAGAACCTACGTGGCCTCGGCAGCCGTCGGCTCAGCAGTGGCACCGAGACTGGAAGGAAGGGGCAGCAGGAACCCGGCCGCGACCCACTCAGCCCGCCGGCAGGTGGCACAGGGCTGCGGAACCCGGAGGCCGCCGACTTGAAGGACCGGGCTGTCATCGCCGCTGCACCTAATTGGCCGCCTCGCACCTCACCGAAGCCTCCCCACCAGCAACGACGGGCAGCACACATCTACCCGTTCGCATCCGCATGCGACCCCCGAGAACCATCCGCCTCGTCCCCCGCCCTCAGGGTGCTTTTCCTAGCGGGCCTTCATCTGGCCCGCCCCCTGGTTCGCCTGCACAGGACCGTTCAACAGGTTCACGCCCTTTTGGTTACTCAGACCTTCCCTTCCTGGGGTGGGACTGGCTCTCTTGAAAGGAAAGGAACCGGCGGGCCGCTGCCCCGCCACTGTCAGGACAAGGACGAGGGAGTGATCATGGATCTCGCAGTCCCTCACCTCCGCCTCGATCTGCCGGCCGGGCTCCACCCCCACGAAGACCGCGCCCAGCAGCACACCCAGGCGTGGGTACAGGATATGGGCATGATCGCCAACAGCCCGAAAGCGCGGGAGTTCTGCGACTCGTTCCTGCTCGGAAGGCTGGCCGGCCGGGTCTACCCCCACGCTTCCGGCGGCCGTTTATACGTCCTGGCGGACTGGATGAGCGCCTACTTCGTCCTGGACGACGTCCTGGCCGACATGGTGGAGGCCCGCGACCCGGAGGTGGCCACCGAGATCGCCGACCAGTTCATCGCCCCCTTCCTCGGCACCGCCCCGCGAACCGGGCCCCACCGGGTGGGCGACGTCCTCGCGGTGTCGAGGATCCGGGAAAAACTGGCCGACCTGTGGGCCCGCACCCGGCCACGCATGACCGCCGCGTGGACCAACCGCCTCGTCCACGACATGACCGACTACCTCTACTCGCACGTCCGCCAGTCGGAGATCAACCTCCCCGGATCCGGCACCGGGATCTACCCGCAGCAACCGGCCCCGCGCCCCCCGCGTCCCCGCTTCATCCACCACACCGCCGACCGGAGAGTGGACAGCTATGACAATGGACGTTCCGATCAGCCAGGCACCGGGAGCGCTGCCTCTCCTCGGGCACCTCCTGCCACTGGTACGCGACCCCCTGAAATTCCTCACCTCACTGCCCGCCCGCGGAGACCTGGTCCACATCCGAATCGGCCCCATGAAGGCCCTTCTGGTGTGCGACCCGGGGCTGACCCGCCACGTCCTGGTCAACGACCGCACCTTCGACAAAGGCGGCCCGGCATTCGACCAGGGCAGGGAAGTCCTGGGCAACGGCCTGCCCCTCTGCCCCCATACCGACCACCGCCGCCAGCGGCGGCTGGTCCAGCCCGCCTTCCACCCTGCCCGCCTGCCCGCGTACGCCCGCCTGATGACCGAACAGACCGACACCGCCACCGGCTCGTGGACCGACGGCCAGACCATCGACGCCTATAGGGAGATGCAGAACATCGTCGCCCAGGGCCTGGTGGCAACCATGTTCGCCGACACCCTCAGCCCCACCGCCATCACCGAGGTACTGGAGGACCTCGGCGCCATCACGGACGGCATCTTCCGGCGCATGATCACACCACCGCGCCTGAACACGCTCCCCACCCCCGGCAACCGCCGCTACTACCAGGCCCGATCCCGCCTGCGCCAGACCATGGCCCGCGCCACCGCAGACCGCCGCTCCGCCGCCACCGGCCACGACGACCTGCTGTCCGTACTCCTCGGCAGCCCCGATTCCCCCGAAGACGGCCATGACCAGAATCTTTCCGACGCCGAGATCATCGACCAGCTGATGGCTTTCTTCTTCGCCGGCATCGAGACCGCGGCCGCCACCCTGGCATGGTCACTGCACGCACTGGCCCAGCATCCCCACATCGAAGAACAGCTCCACGCCGAGGCCGACAGCGTTCTCGCCGGCACCGCAGCCACACTCGACGACGTGCCCAGGCTGGAATACACACGCCGAGTCCTCATGGAATCCCTGCGACGCTATCCGCCGGCCTGGCTCGTCAGCCGCACCACCACCACCGACACACACCTCGGCTCGCACCCCGTCCGCGCCGGCACGGCCGTCTTCTTCAGCCCCTATCTCATCCACCACCGAACCGACCAGTACGACAACCCCGAGCAATTCGACCCCGACCGGTGGAGCAGCTCCCGCCACCTCAACCCACCGGACGGCTCCTTCATCCCGTTCGGCGGAGGCGCCCGCAAGTGCATCGGCGACCAGTTCGGCATCACCGAAGCCGTCATCATCCTGGCCACGATCGCCGCACGATGGCGCCTGGAACCCCTGCCCGGCCGCCCCGTCCGCCCCGCCCTGGCCCTCACACTCAGCCCGCAACGGCTGCACATGCGCCTCAGGCCCCGCACATAGCACCGCCCGGGTCCCGAACCCTGCACACCCCGCGTCGGCTTCACTCAGCCCACAGAGGACGGAGGCCCACCCGCCTGGGCGGTGCGGCGTGCTCGGCCCGGCCAA from Streptomyces sp. CA-278952 carries:
- a CDS encoding zinc-ribbon domain-containing protein, with translation MTRRTRFLVNEHPVIAAQWHPELNTELNLTLIGPGSHKSAFWQCDEGHVWQAQIHSLVAGTGCPQCAGYVPRGRAMRSQQPSMRDGCR
- a CDS encoding cytochrome P450, with the translated sequence MATTIPDELTWPDSFPTRGHGLPPEMFDILRRERPIAPVTFPSGHRAWLVTRRTDITAIGSSRNFSRNLTCPGGQRIAGDDFNSVPGGIFNLDPPEHTTVRRVVQPFFNPAAAAAIQPAIALAASDLAIALREGPNPADLHRAYAHPLAATLACDLMRVAPRQRRKIVPRLRSQVDYTTPAAKIDTSTRWMLDFATEVIDAKRADYDDGCEPRDPVEALIRAHQHGAITAEHLHATVMYLFVTSAEPVTGPVTTGVYTLLRHGDQLARILRDPGLWPTAVAELLRLHHNGMTSMPRLALADTELHGVRIRAGDAVVTPWVAATWDPEHYKQPERFRLDRSTREDPTITFGTGPHFCLGVNIARLYLQTALSTLFTQLPDLALAAKHEDIAWEPDTYLFTRPTELPVTWS
- a CDS encoding tRNA-dependent cyclodipeptide synthase, with protein sequence MDLHNPRLGERYGTLVLGLSPFNSFYSTQTVADLCQSAARSFSDVHVVLPGAPESALRYISAGKAPRHAVQRSKRVIHNMRNVARRTLADCGMPDTDSRVHVMTRFASHPRYQKSRDRIESAYRTQRPMREAVHAMTRTALATSLDSEPTPAQIESNTRYIFAEAPLLLDAAGMLARPSALFVYHRRVPLYDVVAAGQVPGLTVGTGHTLSVLTDERNDRGNNDPR
- a CDS encoding class I SAM-dependent methyltransferase produces the protein MVDSQFDTAVAAYESSMEEMPFREHVEAYSFLNAVGEVAGRNVLDLGCGSGLYARRLRRAGAARAVGMDESAAMVEHARRREEREGLGVEYLAANAADPTAGELPDIAGSFDVVTAVYVLPYAPSQDALQGFCATARRALRATGGRFVAAVLNPEFSTDPQWYRGYGMLLSSQESPEEGTPGHLRAWVGPEVLDLDFFRWSTAAHEQALEAAGFDGVSWIRPTVSDEGRARYGDAFWANYLDCPHALIIDAHASPEAVPDSPASTAEDTSAAPHQ
- a CDS encoding IS5 family transposase, with product MGRGDLTNDEWVQLAPHLPKTGRRGGRWIDHRTVINGVLFRVRTGVPWRNLPERFGSWKTVYERHRRWSADGTWERILQAVQAEADSQGCIDWSMVSVDSTSCRAHQHAAGAPRRTPRIPKRRSTPRQHRPDEELGRSRGGLTSKIHLAGEGGRRPLAFLITPGQWGDSPQLVPVLERIRIKRPGGGHPRTRPDHVGGDKAYSSRRNRRYLRRRQIKHTIPEPKDQRANRRRRGSRGGRPAGFDEEMYKRRNEVERTINRLKHFRAVATRYDKRAYVFPGTVTIASIRLWLRP
- a CDS encoding cytochrome P450 gives rise to the protein MTMDVPISQAPGALPLLGHLLPLVRDPLKFLTSLPARGDLVHIRIGPMKALLVCDPGLTRHVLVNDRTFDKGGPAFDQGREVLGNGLPLCPHTDHRRQRRLVQPAFHPARLPAYARLMTEQTDTATGSWTDGQTIDAYREMQNIVAQGLVATMFADTLSPTAITEVLEDLGAITDGIFRRMITPPRLNTLPTPGNRRYYQARSRLRQTMARATADRRSAATGHDDLLSVLLGSPDSPEDGHDQNLSDAEIIDQLMAFFFAGIETAAATLAWSLHALAQHPHIEEQLHAEADSVLAGTAATLDDVPRLEYTRRVLMESLRRYPPAWLVSRTTTTDTHLGSHPVRAGTAVFFSPYLIHHRTDQYDNPEQFDPDRWSSSRHLNPPDGSFIPFGGGARKCIGDQFGITEAVIILATIAARWRLEPLPGRPVRPALALTLSPQRLHMRLRPRT